Proteins encoded together in one Gemmatimonadetes bacterium T265 window:
- a CDS encoding hypothetical protein (frameshifted, insertion at around 643069) — MRDVDLTVCAGEIVGLAGLVGAGRTELARTVFGITPADRGEIRLRGRPIVIRSPAAAIARGIAYVPEDRRRHGVVPELSISANVTLASLGRLTEGRRFGALDFARERDVSADYVRRLGVKTPSIRTPAAALSGGNQQKVALSRWLMTRPSVLILDEPTQGIDVGAKSEIHALMTDLAEQGVAVLMISSELPEVLGMSDRVAVMHAGTIVDVCDRAEATQERILQGALGHGAGVAA; from the coding sequence GTGCGCGACGTCGACCTCACGGTGTGCGCCGGGGAGATCGTCGGGCTCGCCGGGCTGGTGGGGGCGGGGCGGACCGAGCTCGCGCGGACGGTCTTCGGCATCACGCCCGCGGACCGCGGCGAGATCCGGCTGCGCGGGCGCCCGATCGTGATCCGCAGCCCGGCCGCGGCGATCGCGCGCGGGATCGCCTACGTGCCCGAGGACCGCCGCCGCCACGGCGTCGTCCCGGAGCTGTCGATCAGCGCCAACGTCACGCTCGCCTCGCTCGGGCGGCTCACGGAGGGGCGACGCTTCGGCGCGCTCGACTTCGCTCGCGAGCGCGACGTGTCGGCGGACTACGTGCGGCGCCTCGGGGTCAAGACGCCGAGTATTCGCACCCCCGCCGCGGCGCTCTCGGGCGGGAACCAGCAGAAGGTCGCGCTCAGCCGCTGGCTCATGACACGGCCGTCGGTGCTCATCCTCGACGAGCCCACGCAGGGGATCGACGTCGGCGCGAAGTCGGAGATCCACGCGCTGATGACCGACCTCGCCGAGCAGGGCGTGGCGGTGTTGATGATCTCCTCGGAGCTGCCCGAGGTGCTCGGGATGAGCGACCGCGTCGCGGTGATGCACGCGGGGACGATCGTCGACGTCTGCGACCGGGCGGAGGCGACGCAGGAGCGCATCCTGCAGGGCGCGCTGGGGCATGGGGCGGGGGTGGCGGCGTGA
- a CDS encoding hypothetical protein (frameshifted, insertion at around 645092) has protein sequence MMGLAAVVTGALWRDAGVPLPLAVAAALGVGLAGGALNAAMVTRLKFPPLIVTLGTLSLFRGVAEGVTRGVENYSGFPAGFLWLGQGYVAGVVPVQLFLLAAAAAACAWWLHRTAFGRTLYVIGYSAEGARYAGVPVGRRLGAVYVLSGFAASLAAVVYVAHLGQAKSDAGTGYELTAITAVVLGGASIFGGRGTVLGTLLGLLGIVVLQNGLRLSGQPAELAGVLTGALLVATILLDHLSRRARPAGAPVPAAAAITPELDSVRNSQVAVLSGVILASALVVAGSNWYLVRSLRDERRGGGAASAAAPGTPGGASP, from the coding sequence ATGATGGGCCTCGCGGCCGTGGTGACGGGCGCGCTGTGGCGGGACGCGGGCGTGCCGCTGCCACTCGCCGTCGCCGCGGCGCTGGGCGTCGGCCTCGCGGGCGGCGCGCTCAACGCGGCGATGGTCACGCGGCTCAAGTTCCCGCCGCTCATCGTCACGTTAGGCACGCTGTCGCTCTTCCGCGGGGTGGCGGAGGGGGTGACGCGCGGGGTCGAGAACTACTCGGGGTTCCCGGCGGGTTTCTTGTGGCTGGGCCAGGGCTACGTGGCGGGCGTCGTGCCCGTGCAGCTCTTCCTGCTCGCCGCGGCCGCGGCGGCCTGCGCGTGGTGGCTGCACCGCACGGCGTTCGGCCGCACGCTCTACGTGATCGGCTACTCGGCCGAGGGGGCGCGATACGCGGGCGTCCCGGTCGGGCGGCGGCTCGGCGCGGTGTACGTGCTCTCGGGGTTCGCGGCGAGCCTCGCCGCGGTGGTCTACGTCGCCCACCTGGGCCAGGCCAAGTCCGACGCCGGTACGGGCTACGAGCTCACCGCGATCACCGCCGTCGTGCTCGGCGGCGCGTCGATCTTCGGCGGGCGGGGTACGGTGTTGGGCACGCTCCTGGGCCTGCTCGGCATCGTCGTGCTGCAGAACGGCCTGCGGCTGAGCGGGCAGCCCGCGGAGCTGGCCGGCGTCCTCACCGGCGCGCTCCTCGTCGCGACGATCCTCCTCGACCACCTCTCGCGCCGCGCGCGTCCCGCGGGCGCGCCGGTCCCGGCCGCCGCCGCGATCACTCCTGAACTCGACAGCGTGCGCAACTCGCAGGTCGCGGTCCTGAGCGGCGTCATCCTCGCCTCCGCCCTCGTCGTGGCAGGGAGCAACTGGTACCTCGTCCGCTCGCTGCGGGACGAGCGGCGGGGCGGCGGGGCGGCGTCGGCCGCGGCGCCGGGCACGCCGGGGGGCGCAAGCCCGTGA
- a CDS encoding sugar ABC transporter substrate-binding protein — protein MIALMPKAKGDPYFVSAHAGADSAAKALGVELLWDGPTDLDPAKQNEVVEAWITRGVDAIAVSVENKPAISTVLRKACERGIEVVTWDADADTNARDFFVNQATPQGIGYALTDEAARIMGGRGEFAIITASLSAANQNEWIRYIRERLAAKYPGMRLVAVQPSEGDRDRAFAETQTVLKVHPNVRVVMAIAAPAVPGAAEAVKQSGRTDVKVTGLSLPNMVKPYVHDGVVESIVLWNTLDLGALTVDVADALSTGRLKRGDSVLVAGRLGRLRVVGDEVRLGAPFVFDKSNIDRFNF, from the coding sequence GTGATCGCGCTGATGCCCAAGGCCAAGGGCGACCCGTACTTCGTCTCCGCCCACGCCGGCGCCGACTCCGCCGCCAAGGCGTTAGGCGTCGAGCTGCTCTGGGACGGCCCGACCGACCTCGACCCGGCCAAGCAGAACGAGGTGGTCGAGGCGTGGATCACGCGCGGCGTCGACGCGATCGCGGTGAGCGTCGAGAACAAGCCCGCGATCTCGACCGTGCTGCGCAAGGCGTGCGAGCGCGGCATCGAGGTCGTGACGTGGGACGCCGACGCGGACACCAACGCGCGCGACTTCTTCGTCAACCAGGCGACGCCGCAGGGCATCGGCTACGCGCTGACCGACGAAGCCGCGCGCATCATGGGCGGCCGCGGCGAGTTCGCGATCATCACGGCGAGCCTGAGCGCGGCCAACCAGAACGAGTGGATCCGGTACATCCGCGAGCGGCTCGCCGCGAAGTACCCGGGGATGCGGCTCGTGGCCGTGCAGCCGAGCGAGGGGGATCGCGACCGCGCCTTCGCGGAGACGCAGACCGTGCTCAAGGTGCACCCGAACGTCAGGGTGGTGATGGCGATCGCCGCGCCCGCGGTGCCCGGCGCGGCGGAGGCGGTGAAACAGTCGGGGCGCACGGACGTGAAGGTGACGGGGCTCTCGCTGCCCAACATGGTCAAGCCGTACGTGCACGACGGCGTGGTCGAGAGCATCGTGCTCTGGAACACGCTCGACCTCGGCGCGCTGACGGTGGACGTCGCGGACGCGCTCAGCACGGGGCGGCTCAAGCGCGGGGACTCGGTGCTCGTCGCGGGGCGGCTCGGGCGGCTGCGCGTGGTGGGCGACGAGGTGCGGCTCGGGGCGCCGTTCGTCTTCGACAAGTCGAACATTGACCGCTTCAACTTCTGA
- a CDS encoding Fe-S oxidoreductase, with product MTASTSERAARTVGAVGRVALFVPCFVDQFYPRVAIAALTVLERLGFAVDVPESAVCCGQPAANAGFARAGDAALGALASAYARADRVVVLSGSCAAHVRAHAAGRVAGRAVEFAAFLHDDIGVDAVAALGARLPRRVGLHIGCHGLRGLGLARPTELQVPPFNKLRALLETVRGVEFADLARPDECCGFGGTFAVAQPALSAKIGRDRLRDYTASGADVVVSTDMSCMMHLGGLAHRAGVSLPMVHLAEVIAGDS from the coding sequence TTGACCGCTTCAACTTCTGAGCGCGCCGCGCGAACCGTCGGCGCGGTCGGACGCGTCGCGCTGTTCGTGCCGTGCTTCGTCGACCAGTTCTACCCGCGGGTCGCGATCGCGGCGCTGACCGTGCTCGAGCGGCTCGGCTTCGCGGTCGACGTCCCGGAGTCGGCGGTGTGCTGCGGCCAGCCCGCGGCGAACGCGGGGTTCGCGCGGGCCGGCGACGCGGCGCTCGGGGCGCTCGCGAGCGCGTACGCGCGGGCGGACCGGGTCGTCGTGCTCTCCGGGAGCTGCGCGGCGCACGTGCGCGCCCACGCGGCGGGCCGCGTCGCCGGGCGCGCGGTCGAGTTCGCGGCGTTCCTCCACGACGACATCGGCGTCGACGCGGTCGCCGCGTTAGGCGCCCGCCTCCCGCGCCGCGTCGGGCTCCACATCGGCTGCCACGGCCTGCGCGGGCTCGGCCTCGCGCGCCCGACCGAGCTCCAGGTCCCGCCCTTCAACAAGCTGCGCGCGCTGCTCGAGACCGTGCGCGGCGTCGAGTTCGCCGACCTCGCACGGCCGGACGAGTGCTGCGGCTTCGGCGGGACGTTCGCCGTCGCACAGCCCGCGCTCTCCGCCAAGATCGGGCGCGACCGGCTGCGCGACTACACGGCGAGCGGCGCCGACGTGGTGGTGTCGACCGACATGTCGTGCATGATGCACCTGGGCGGGCTCGCGCACCGGGCCGGTGTGTCGCTGCCGATGGTGCACCTGGCGGAAGTCATCGCGGGGGACTCGTGA
- a CDS encoding 4Fe-4S ferredoxin translates to MPVATPTRRAALPVVDAHAPNGAPVDHAAAAARFTADEPRTDWHDGALWFVREKRDRQAASLPEWEQLRELASQIKEHTLSHLDEYLIRFEERATANGIRVHWARDATEHNRVVHGILTAAGSRRLVKSKSMLTEECRLNSYLAERDIDVIDSDLGERIVQLRGEPPSHIVLPAIHLKKEEVGETFHTHLGTERGLADPQALTAAARAHLREHLLAGDAALTGVNFAVAETGGFVVCTNEGNADLAAALAPVHIASMGIEKLIPRAEDLGVFTRLLTRSATGQPVTVYTSHFHGPRRGQEMHLVLVDNGRSVQLGREGFWRSLKCIRCAACINTCPVYRRSGGHSYGSTIPGPIGSVLTPGMDLKRYGALPFASTLCGSCAAVCPVKIDLDAQLYRWRQLVADAGHAGVSKAAAMKTTGWLLARPRLFRAAGAFGRLALRVLPARARRLAAGPWGRARDLPPAPAQSFHAWYAARERAGGAAGRGEGPGA, encoded by the coding sequence ATGCCCGTCGCCACGCCGACCCGCCGCGCCGCGCTCCCCGTTGTCGACGCCCACGCGCCGAACGGTGCCCCGGTCGATCACGCCGCCGCGGCGGCGCGCTTCACCGCCGACGAGCCGCGCACCGACTGGCACGACGGTGCGCTCTGGTTCGTGCGCGAGAAGCGCGACCGCCAGGCCGCGTCGCTTCCCGAGTGGGAGCAGCTGCGCGAGCTCGCCTCACAGATCAAGGAGCACACGCTCTCGCACCTCGACGAGTACCTGATCCGGTTCGAGGAGCGGGCGACGGCTAACGGCATCCGCGTGCACTGGGCACGCGACGCCACGGAGCACAACCGCGTGGTCCACGGGATTCTGACCGCGGCCGGGTCGCGGCGCCTCGTCAAGAGCAAGAGCATGCTCACCGAGGAGTGCCGCCTCAATTCGTACCTCGCCGAGCGCGACATCGACGTCATCGACTCGGACTTGGGCGAGCGCATCGTGCAGCTCCGGGGCGAGCCGCCGAGCCACATCGTGCTTCCGGCGATCCACCTCAAGAAGGAAGAGGTGGGCGAGACGTTCCACACGCACCTCGGCACCGAGCGCGGGCTCGCCGACCCGCAGGCGCTCACGGCCGCGGCGCGCGCGCACCTGCGCGAGCACCTCCTCGCCGGCGACGCCGCGCTCACGGGCGTGAACTTCGCGGTCGCGGAGACGGGCGGCTTCGTCGTCTGCACCAACGAGGGGAACGCCGACCTCGCCGCGGCGCTCGCCCCGGTGCACATCGCGTCGATGGGGATCGAGAAGCTGATCCCTCGCGCCGAGGACCTCGGCGTGTTCACGCGGCTGCTCACGCGCAGCGCGACGGGGCAGCCCGTGACCGTGTACACGTCGCATTTCCACGGCCCGCGTCGTGGGCAGGAGATGCACCTGGTCCTCGTCGACAACGGGCGCAGCGTGCAGCTCGGGCGCGAGGGGTTCTGGCGCTCCCTCAAGTGCATCCGCTGCGCGGCCTGCATCAACACCTGTCCGGTGTACCGCCGCTCGGGCGGGCACAGCTACGGGTCGACGATCCCGGGGCCGATCGGCTCGGTGCTCACGCCCGGGATGGACCTCAAGCGCTACGGCGCCCTTCCCTTCGCGAGCACGCTCTGCGGCTCGTGCGCGGCCGTCTGCCCGGTGAAGATCGACCTCGACGCGCAGCTCTACCGCTGGCGGCAGCTCGTGGCGGACGCGGGGCACGCGGGGGTGAGCAAGGCGGCGGCGATGAAAACGACCGGGTGGCTGCTCGCGCGGCCGCGGCTCTTCCGCGCGGCCGGGGCGTTCGGCCGGCTGGCGCTGCGCGTGCTCCCCGCCCGCGCGCGGCGCCTCGCCGCGGGCCCGTGGGGGCGCGCCCGCGACCTGCCGCCCGCGCCGGCGCAGAGCTTCCACGCGTGGTACGCCGCGCGCGAGCGCGCGGGCGGCGCCGCCGGGCGCGGCGAGGGGCCGGGCGCGTGA
- a CDS encoding membrane protein, translated as MPPPAQAPLRRLWRGHRRALGLTYALTGVENGCEVFYPLATGHAIDGLLAGRPARLALLGALWAFHLAVGLGRHLYDTRVFTAVYAELAADMVARQRAAGVAPEQVVARVALSRELVDFFESEVPAVGSAAVRFAGAVGMLFTYDARIGAYALATLAPALAVTRWFARRVARLHRALNDQLERQGAVVTARPPAAVARHFARLARWRVQISNAEALTWGVVELAAIGLTLAALLRLTVGGRAAAAGGTAGVTAGTIYAVLSYVYSFYDGVISLPATVQRVVRVRDIGVRVADAGR; from the coding sequence ATGCCACCGCCCGCGCAGGCACCCCTCCGGCGGCTCTGGCGCGGGCACCGCCGCGCGCTCGGCCTCACCTACGCCCTCACGGGCGTCGAGAACGGGTGCGAAGTGTTCTACCCGCTGGCGACGGGCCACGCCATCGACGGCCTGCTCGCCGGCCGCCCGGCGCGCCTCGCGCTGTTAGGCGCGCTCTGGGCCTTCCACCTCGCCGTGGGGCTCGGCCGCCACCTCTACGACACGCGCGTGTTCACCGCCGTGTACGCCGAGCTCGCGGCGGACATGGTGGCGCGCCAGCGGGCGGCCGGCGTCGCGCCGGAGCAGGTCGTCGCGCGCGTCGCCCTCTCGCGCGAGCTGGTCGACTTCTTCGAGTCCGAGGTGCCGGCCGTGGGCAGCGCCGCGGTCCGCTTCGCGGGCGCGGTCGGGATGCTGTTCACGTACGACGCGCGGATCGGCGCGTACGCGCTCGCCACGCTCGCGCCGGCGCTCGCCGTCACGCGCTGGTTCGCGCGGCGCGTCGCGCGCCTTCACCGCGCGCTCAACGACCAGCTCGAGCGTCAGGGTGCGGTCGTGACCGCGCGGCCGCCCGCGGCCGTGGCGCGGCACTTCGCGCGGCTCGCCAGATGGCGCGTCCAGATCTCCAACGCCGAGGCGCTCACGTGGGGGGTGGTGGAGCTGGCCGCGATCGGGCTCACGCTCGCCGCCCTGCTGCGCCTCACGGTCGGGGGCCGGGCCGCCGCGGCGGGCGGCACCGCGGGGGTGACGGCCGGGACGATCTACGCGGTGCTCTCGTACGTGTACAGCTTCTACGACGGCGTGATCAGCCTTCCCGCGACGGTCCAACGTGTCGTGCGCGTGCGCGACATCGGGGTGCGGGTGGCGGACGCCGGCCGATGA
- a CDS encoding transposase, whose amino-acid sequence MESYPQWRGGPTMPRTRPPYPPEFRAQLVALHRAGRTIEEVAQEFEPAEQTIRTWVAQAAVDERAAAATPRTERAGALSTAEREELARLRRENRQLKVERDILGKAAAWFARETGTIPTAASGS is encoded by the coding sequence ATGGAGTCCTACCCTCAGTGGAGAGGAGGACCCACCATGCCCCGCACTCGCCCCCCCTACCCGCCGGAGTTCCGCGCGCAGCTCGTCGCGCTGCACCGGGCTGGGCGCACCATCGAGGAAGTCGCGCAGGAGTTCGAGCCCGCCGAGCAGACAATCCGCACGTGGGTCGCGCAGGCCGCGGTCGATGAGCGCGCCGCGGCGGCCACGCCGCGCACCGAGCGCGCCGGCGCGCTGAGCACGGCCGAGCGCGAGGAGCTCGCGCGCCTGCGTCGCGAGAACCGGCAGCTCAAAGTGGAGCGCGACATCTTGGGAAAAGCCGCGGCCTGGTTCGCGCGCGAGACCGGCACGATTCCGACCGCTGCTTCCGGTTCGTGA
- a CDS encoding transposase — protein MSAHQATFPVVAMCRVLGVSESGYYAWSKRTPSAHAQRDAELLPLIRASHARSDGTYGAPRVREDLAEAGEQVGRKRVARLMREGGLAGVSRRKGPPGPKRTTPEAPQAPDLVRRDFTADAPDKLWVADITYVPSYAGFLYLAVVLDAFSRRVVGWAMSSTLHTAVVLDALQMAATQRRPAGVIHHSDQGSQYGALAFGQRCKALGVRPSMGSRGDAYDNAMAEAFFATLECELLARRRFATHAEARLAIFRYVEGSYNPHRRHSALDHQSPLAFERAYAARSASASTPTRIAA, from the coding sequence GTGAGCGCACACCAGGCCACCTTCCCCGTCGTCGCGATGTGCCGCGTGCTCGGCGTCTCGGAGAGCGGCTACTACGCATGGTCAAAACGCACGCCCTCGGCGCACGCCCAACGCGACGCCGAGCTGCTCCCCCTGATTCGCGCGAGCCACGCGCGCTCGGACGGCACCTACGGCGCGCCGCGCGTGCGTGAGGACCTCGCCGAGGCGGGGGAGCAGGTGGGCCGCAAGCGCGTCGCGCGCCTCATGCGCGAGGGCGGCCTCGCGGGCGTGAGCCGGCGCAAGGGCCCGCCCGGCCCGAAGCGCACGACTCCCGAGGCGCCGCAGGCGCCCGATCTGGTGCGGCGCGACTTCACGGCCGACGCGCCGGACAAACTCTGGGTGGCGGACATCACGTACGTACCATCCTACGCCGGGTTCCTCTATCTCGCGGTGGTGCTCGACGCCTTCAGCCGCCGGGTGGTCGGCTGGGCGATGAGCAGCACCCTGCACACCGCGGTCGTACTCGATGCGCTGCAGATGGCCGCCACGCAGCGGCGCCCGGCCGGGGTGATTCACCACTCCGACCAGGGGTCGCAATATGGTGCGTTGGCGTTCGGGCAGCGGTGCAAAGCGTTAGGCGTGCGCCCCTCGATGGGGTCGCGCGGCGATGCCTACGACAACGCGATGGCCGAGGCGTTCTTCGCCACGCTCGAGTGCGAGCTGCTGGCGCGGCGCCGCTTCGCGACGCACGCCGAGGCGCGGCTCGCCATCTTCCGCTACGTCGAGGGGTCGTACAACCCGCACCGGCGCCACTCGGCCCTCGACCACCAGTCCCCGCTCGCCTTCGAGCGCGCCTACGCCGCGCGCTCAGCGAGCGCCTCAACCCCGACCCGCATCGCGGCTTGA
- a CDS encoding transposase — MKKSRFSDAQIVGVLQEHERGAKVPDLCRKHGITEPTFYRGKRKYGGLEVSETKRLKVLEEENRRLKQLVAEQALDNRVLKELLGKPW, encoded by the coding sequence ATGAAGAAGAGCCGATTCAGTGACGCCCAGATCGTGGGCGTGCTCCAGGAACACGAGCGGGGCGCGAAGGTCCCGGACCTCTGCCGCAAGCACGGGATCACCGAGCCGACGTTCTACCGCGGGAAGCGGAAGTACGGCGGCCTGGAAGTCAGCGAGACCAAGCGGCTGAAGGTGCTGGAGGAGGAGAACCGGCGCCTGAAGCAGCTCGTGGCGGAGCAGGCGCTCGACAACCGCGTGCTGAAGGAGCTACTGGGAAAACCCTGGTGA
- a CDS encoding IS110 family transposase, protein MLHSGLDLHKRTLAISTVDAEGRPVRDVQLPTKRAAITAYFAALPGGPGAQRAVVESTSNWYWLRDLLGAQGVDLRLAHSKHVKAISYAKVKTDAVDAATLAQLLRGDLVPEAHMVSAEWREARDLLRARLQLVRQQVRVKNTVTGLLAQYNVTDPDALPPLVQLRVRLLGEQFVLLSDQAKRLAAELNPVLVPTPDVQRLLWIPGIGRVVAFTIWLEVDGVARFPSARDFVSYCRLVPGAGNSGGRTRHKRTKDGNRYLKLAFSHAAVRAIQYFPEIRAFYQRLCRRKPPVVARAVVAKELARIVYYVLAKQEAFNGTFKGAPLSRTKKPKWPRLASPAV, encoded by the coding sequence ATGCTGCACTCCGGCCTCGACCTGCACAAGCGGACGCTCGCCATCAGCACTGTCGACGCGGAGGGCCGCCCCGTGCGCGACGTGCAGCTGCCGACGAAGCGCGCCGCGATCACGGCCTACTTCGCCGCGCTGCCCGGTGGACCGGGCGCGCAGCGCGCGGTCGTCGAGTCCACCTCGAACTGGTACTGGCTCCGCGACCTGCTCGGGGCTCAGGGTGTTGATCTCCGGCTCGCGCACTCTAAGCATGTGAAGGCGATCAGCTACGCCAAGGTGAAGACCGACGCTGTCGATGCGGCGACCCTGGCCCAACTGCTCCGCGGCGATCTGGTCCCAGAGGCCCACATGGTGAGTGCGGAGTGGCGTGAGGCGCGCGATCTGCTGCGCGCCCGCCTGCAGCTCGTGCGACAGCAGGTCCGAGTGAAGAACACGGTCACCGGTCTGCTCGCGCAGTACAACGTGACCGACCCGGACGCGCTGCCGCCGCTCGTGCAGCTGCGAGTGCGGCTGCTCGGCGAGCAGTTCGTGCTCTTGAGCGATCAAGCCAAGCGACTCGCCGCGGAGCTCAACCCGGTGCTCGTCCCGACGCCCGATGTACAACGGCTGCTCTGGATCCCTGGCATCGGCCGCGTGGTCGCGTTCACGATCTGGCTCGAGGTCGACGGCGTCGCGCGCTTCCCGAGTGCCCGCGACTTCGTCAGCTACTGCCGGCTCGTGCCGGGAGCGGGCAACTCCGGCGGGAGGACGCGCCACAAGCGGACCAAGGACGGCAACCGCTACCTGAAGCTCGCCTTCAGCCACGCCGCCGTGCGTGCCATCCAGTACTTCCCCGAGATCCGCGCGTTCTACCAGCGGCTGTGTCGCCGCAAGCCGCCGGTCGTCGCGCGTGCGGTCGTCGCCAAGGAACTCGCGCGCATCGTCTACTACGTCCTCGCCAAGCAGGAGGCATTCAACGGCACATTCAAGGGCGCGCCCCTGAGTCGCACGAAGAAGCCGAAGTGGCCCCGCCTGGCCAGCCCCGCCGTCTAA